CTACTACTTTTCCAAGCGGGATACCACGCCCAAAGTCACGAATCGTAACTTTGCCTTCGTCCACTTTTATTTCAATTCTTTTCCCTGATCTCATCCTGAACTCATCAATGGAGTTGTCCAGGATCTCTTTGAGCAGGATATAAATACCATCATCGGCAGACGAACCATCGCCAAGCTTCCCGATATACATTCCGGGACGCAGGCGGATATGTTCCTGCCAATCAAGGGTTCTGATATTATCTTCTGAGTAGGTTGGATTTATTTCTTGTGACATATATGATTTCAGCAAACATACAAAAGTACGAAATTGCATAAAATTACGCGAATTTTAAGATCCATTTTTTCTCAAATTTATTCATTATGGAATGTTCTATTATCAATCACCGCCTTATTTTCATAGTATTCAACAAAAAGTGACATACTAGTGGCAATATACCTGAAATTTGATTTATATTTAAAATAACTGCAACTAAAAATAACATCATTTATATCCTTAGAAAGAATTCTGAGAGTTTTGACGAATTCACAAAGGTTATCTCAACAACTTCATAAAATCTTTTTATTTTTAAAGGATTACTGCCATTTAATTTACTCCCAATAAAAACCTTCCTTATTTCCCTCGCGGACATTCACACAAATCCGGTTCCAATTCCTCTTTTGAGCACAGATAAAACAAGCTGCTTTTATGGAATTCCCCTGTTTTAAATAATTTTTGATTTATGATTGCAAAAAATGAATTAAATTCGAGGTAAGTAAAAATATGCTTTAATGATACAACTTCCTCTTTCCAAACTTTCTGATGTAGGAACTACTATTTTCAGCCAAATGACACAGCTTGCCAACGAAAATGAGGCTATTAACCTTTCGCAGGGATTCCCGGATTATATGCCGGATCCGGAATTGCTGAATTATGTAGATGATTTTATAAAAAAAGGGTTTAATCAATATGCTCCGCTAGGTGGAATGATAGGACTAAAGGAAGAGATTGCCAGAAAGATCGAAAACAGTCATCAGGCAGTTTATCATCCTGATTCTGAAATAACAGTTACTGCCGGGGGAACTCAGGCTATTTTTACAGCTATTGCCACGTTTATCAAAAAAGATGACGAAGTGGTCATTTTTGAACCGGCCTATGACTGCTATGAACCTACAGTAGAACTTTTTGGTGGTCTTGTAAAACGTTTTGAAATGAAAGCTCCTGATTATAATATTGATTGGAATGCGGTAAAAAATCTGATCAGTGAAAAAACAAAAATGATCATCCTCAACAACCCGAACAATCCGTCAGGAAGAATTTTAAATGAAAATGATATTCAGGAACTTATTCAGTTGGTAAAAGGTACTTCCATTTTAATTTTAAGTGATGAAGTTTATGAAAATATTGTTTTTGACGGGAAACAGCATTTAAGCATCTGCAAATATCCTGAGCTTAAAGAAAGAAGTCTTTTAGTTGCCTCTTTCGGAAAGCTATTCCATGTTACAGGCTGGAAAGTGGGTTATTGCGCTGCTCCGAAGAATTTAACAGATGAATTCAGAAAGGTCCATCAGTTTAATGTTTTCTGTGTGAACACCCCTGTTCAGCTTGCTTTGGCTGAGTATATGAAAAATGATGAGCATTACATTCATCTGAATCAGTTTTTCCAGGAAAAAAGAGATTTCCTGAGAAACGGCCTCTCCGGAACTTCTTTTGAGCTTTTGGATTGTGAAGGGACTTATTTTCAAGCTGTTAAATACGACAGAATTTCTGATAAAAATGATTTTGACTTCGCTTCAGAGCTGACCATCAATCATAAAGTGGCAAGTGTTCCGTTTTCATCTTTTTATAAACAGAAAAGAAACGATCATGTAATCAGACTATGTTTCGCAAAAAAACAGGAAACTCTGGAAAAAGCACTTGAAAATCTGTCTAAACTTTAATTTCTATATCAGCGGAGAAAGCAGCCTGGCCAGATGTTCGAAGAAAACTTTGGCCTTTGATCTTTTTCTCCATGTACTAAGATGAATTTCTTCACAGTCTTTCATATCCTGATGAAACAATTCTTCAAGAGTTTTGTTGATTGCCCGGTCGAAAACCAGCGCATTGACTTCGAAGTTCAGTTCCTGACTTCTGACATCCATATTGGCTGTTCCTACAGATGAAAAGTTATCATCTATAATCATGGTTTTGGCGTGAAGGAAACCTTTTTTATAAAAGAAAACCCTTACTTTGCTTTCTAAAAGCTCGTCATAATAAGAGTAAGCCGCAGCATTGACGATGATGGAATCACCGAACTTAGGAACCATCAGCCTTACGTCCACTCCGGAAATAGCGGCCTGTTTTATAGCATTCAGAACCGTTTCAACCGGGATAAAATATGGGGTAACAATGTATATTCTTTTTTTGGCAGCAAGTACCGCTGAAGCAGTACTGAGCATAATGGAAGGTTTGGTATCCGGTCCGCTGGCTGCTGTCTGAATAAGTGAAGTTCCCCCTTCTTTATTTTTATGGGCAAAATATAATTGGGAGATTTCGGGAATTTTTTCTGTAGCAAAGATCCAGTTACTGAAAAATAAAAACTGAAAATAAAAAGCAGCTTCGCCTTTAATATAGAGATGAACATCCCTCCAATATTGCTTTGAATTGGGATTAATGTATTTATCGGAAACGTTGATACCTCCTGTAAATACTTCTTCACCGTCCACAATAATAATCTTTCTGTGATCCCGGTAATTAACCCTGTTGGCAAGCAGCCTGAAGGTAATTTTGTTAACGGGAGATATTTCCACTCCTCCGGATTTCAGTCTTTTCAAAAGTGTACGCCCTATTTTACCGCTTCCCATGTCATCATATAAAAAACGGACTTTAACCCCTTCTGATGCCTTTTTTATCAAAACATCAGCAAGTCTGTTTCCTATATCGTCATTATCATAAATATAATACTCCAGATGAATATGATGAACAGCCCTGTTGATTACCTCAAAAACTTTTTCGAATTTACCTTCTCCATTGATCAGGATCTCCGCATGGTTACCCTCTGATAATGGAGAATGCCCGGCTTTGTAAAGAAAATTGACCGTCGTAAGAAAATTGTCTATTTCACCTTTATGATTTTCCAGTGTTTTATAGTGGGTTTCACGGATGTAAGTACTGATTTCATTATAAACCTGCTCATTACGTTCTATTTTAAATGTATAGAATTTATTTTTTCTGTAATTGACTCCAAAAACGAAGTAGATGATAATTCCGAAAACAGGAAGAAAGATAATCAGCATCAGATAAGCCAGTGTCTTGCTGGTGTTTCTGGTATCCATAATAATTTTTGCGGCCAGAAAAATAATCCCCACAAGATAGAGACCTTCAAGGCCCAGAAGGATATAAGGAAACTGGTCGAAAAAATCTTTAATCATAGCTATTAACTTTGCAGATAATAAAGTTAGTGAAAAAAGCAAAATAATTATTCCCAATATTATAATCCCTGATGTATAGAGCCGGAATGTCATTAAAAATAATAAGAACCTGCCTCTTCAGACCGGTTCTTATTATTTTCATAGTTTTATCTGTAAAAAGATTGTATCAGATAGGAAAAAGAACTTTATAAGAACATTCCTCCTGAAACTTCAATTCTCTGGCCGTTGATCCATCGTGCATCTTCAGTACACAAAAAGGCTACTACTCCACCAATGTCATCAGGAAGTCCCACCCTTCCTAAAGCGGTAGCCCCCGCAACCATTGCATTAATTTCTTCATTATCTCTTACTCTTCCTCCTCCAAAATCAGTTTCTATAGCCCCCGGAGCCACCACATTGGCCTTAATTCTTCTTGCCCCAAGCTCTT
This genomic window from Chryseobacterium sp. MEBOG06 contains:
- the cls gene encoding cardiolipin synthase; protein product: MIKDFFDQFPYILLGLEGLYLVGIIFLAAKIIMDTRNTSKTLAYLMLIIFLPVFGIIIYFVFGVNYRKNKFYTFKIERNEQVYNEISTYIRETHYKTLENHKGEIDNFLTTVNFLYKAGHSPLSEGNHAEILINGEGKFEKVFEVINRAVHHIHLEYYIYDNDDIGNRLADVLIKKASEGVKVRFLYDDMGSGKIGRTLLKRLKSGGVEISPVNKITFRLLANRVNYRDHRKIIIVDGEEVFTGGINVSDKYINPNSKQYWRDVHLYIKGEAAFYFQFLFFSNWIFATEKIPEISQLYFAHKNKEGGTSLIQTAASGPDTKPSIMLSTASAVLAAKKRIYIVTPYFIPVETVLNAIKQAAISGVDVRLMVPKFGDSIIVNAAAYSYYDELLESKVRVFFYKKGFLHAKTMIIDDNFSSVGTANMDVRSQELNFEVNALVFDRAINKTLEELFHQDMKDCEEIHLSTWRKRSKAKVFFEHLARLLSPLI
- a CDS encoding methionine aminotransferase, with protein sequence MIQLPLSKLSDVGTTIFSQMTQLANENEAINLSQGFPDYMPDPELLNYVDDFIKKGFNQYAPLGGMIGLKEEIARKIENSHQAVYHPDSEITVTAGGTQAIFTAIATFIKKDDEVVIFEPAYDCYEPTVELFGGLVKRFEMKAPDYNIDWNAVKNLISEKTKMIILNNPNNPSGRILNENDIQELIQLVKGTSILILSDEVYENIVFDGKQHLSICKYPELKERSLLVASFGKLFHVTGWKVGYCAAPKNLTDEFRKVHQFNVFCVNTPVQLALAEYMKNDEHYIHLNQFFQEKRDFLRNGLSGTSFELLDCEGTYFQAVKYDRISDKNDFDFASELTINHKVASVPFSSFYKQKRNDHVIRLCFAKKQETLEKALENLSKL